In Rhodothermus marinus DSM 4252, a single genomic region encodes these proteins:
- a CDS encoding BON domain-containing protein: protein MGRFAFWHRFSKATRADRRLARRLARRIEADRALAEATSVHVYVLEGHVTLYGFVRGEAARRRLLDVVQSVPGVRSVEASLQLLPAEELELVGA, encoded by the coding sequence ATGGGTAGATTTGCCTTCTGGCATCGCTTTTCAAAAGCCACACGCGCCGACCGCAGGCTGGCGCGTCGCCTGGCCCGACGCATTGAAGCGGACAGGGCCCTGGCCGAAGCCACCAGCGTGCACGTGTACGTCCTGGAAGGGCACGTGACGCTGTACGGATTCGTGCGGGGCGAAGCGGCCCGTCGTCGCCTGCTGGACGTGGTGCAATCGGTGCCGGGCGTGCGCTCGGTCGAGGCCAGCCTGCAGTTGCTGCCCGCGGAGGAACTGGAGCTGGTGGGCGCCTGA
- the sucC gene encoding ADP-forming succinate--CoA ligase subunit beta has product MKLHEYQAKDILQRYGVATQPGYVARTVEEAVEAARRLQQEHGYELFVVKAQIHAGGRGKGGGVKLAKGIEEVREKAGAILGMNLVTPQTGPEGQKVRAVLVAGAVDIAKEYYLGITLDRQRSQNVIMASTEGGVEIEEVAARSPEKILKVWVDPTIGLRPFQARQLAFGLGFEGNAFKQAVQFIQALYRAYEETDSSLAEINPLVLTKQGDVVAVDAKINLDDNALFRHPDLAELRDIHEEDPLEVEASKYRLNYVRLTGNVGCMVNGAGLAMATMDLIKLAGGEPANFLDVGGGASPETVEAGFRIILKDPNVKVILVNIFGGIVRCDRVARGIVEAARKVQINVPLIVRLQGTNAEEARAILEQSGLEIETATLFKEVADKVNQALQRVAAA; this is encoded by the coding sequence ATGAAACTGCACGAGTATCAGGCCAAGGATATTCTGCAACGCTATGGCGTGGCCACGCAGCCCGGTTATGTGGCCCGCACCGTGGAGGAAGCGGTCGAAGCCGCCCGTCGCCTGCAGCAGGAGCACGGGTATGAGCTGTTCGTGGTGAAGGCGCAGATTCACGCCGGCGGTCGCGGCAAGGGCGGGGGCGTCAAGCTGGCGAAGGGCATCGAGGAAGTGCGCGAGAAGGCCGGCGCCATTCTGGGCATGAACCTGGTCACGCCCCAGACGGGCCCCGAGGGACAGAAAGTGCGGGCCGTGCTGGTGGCCGGCGCCGTCGATATTGCGAAGGAATACTATCTGGGCATTACGCTGGACCGCCAGCGGAGCCAGAACGTGATCATGGCCTCGACGGAAGGGGGCGTGGAGATCGAGGAAGTGGCCGCCCGGAGTCCCGAGAAGATCCTGAAGGTGTGGGTCGATCCTACCATCGGCCTGCGTCCATTCCAGGCACGACAGCTGGCCTTCGGGCTGGGCTTCGAGGGCAACGCCTTCAAGCAGGCCGTCCAGTTCATCCAGGCGCTCTATCGGGCCTACGAAGAAACCGACAGCTCGCTGGCCGAGATCAACCCGCTTGTGCTGACGAAGCAGGGCGACGTGGTGGCCGTCGACGCCAAGATCAACCTGGACGACAACGCGCTTTTCCGGCATCCCGATCTGGCCGAGCTCCGCGACATCCACGAGGAAGACCCGCTGGAGGTCGAGGCCAGCAAGTACCGGCTCAACTACGTGCGGCTCACCGGCAACGTGGGCTGCATGGTGAACGGAGCCGGCCTGGCCATGGCCACGATGGACCTGATCAAGCTGGCGGGCGGCGAGCCGGCCAACTTCCTGGATGTGGGCGGTGGGGCCAGCCCGGAGACCGTGGAGGCCGGCTTCCGCATCATCCTGAAGGACCCGAACGTCAAGGTGATTCTGGTGAATATCTTCGGTGGCATCGTGCGCTGCGACCGCGTCGCCCGCGGCATCGTCGAAGCGGCCCGGAAGGTTCAGATCAACGTGCCGCTGATCGTGCGGCTGCAGGGCACCAACGCCGAAGAAGCGCGTGCCATTCTGGAGCAGAGTGGCCTGGAGATCGAGACGGCCACGCTCTTCAAAGAGGTGGCCGACAAGGTGAACCAGGCGCTGCAGCGCGTCGCCGCAGCCTGA
- a CDS encoding GNAT family N-acetyltransferase — MPARTQQLTGALEIREGLEGLTPGRIMTLYRRAPLLRPVDDPRRVWQMFENSSLVLTAWHDGRLVGIARVLTDGVLYSYLCDLAVEPDVQGLGIGRRLIEAVLERCRGTELVLRDSDISAGFYARLGFERVHNAWMRRA, encoded by the coding sequence ATGCCGGCCCGCACACAACAGCTGACCGGGGCGCTGGAGATTCGAGAGGGACTGGAAGGGCTGACGCCCGGCCGTATCATGACACTCTACCGGCGGGCGCCGCTGCTGCGACCCGTCGACGACCCCCGGCGCGTCTGGCAGATGTTCGAGAACTCCTCACTGGTGCTGACGGCCTGGCACGACGGTCGCCTGGTGGGCATCGCCCGCGTGCTGACCGACGGCGTGCTCTACAGCTATCTCTGCGACCTGGCCGTCGAGCCGGACGTGCAGGGACTGGGCATCGGCCGCCGACTCATCGAGGCCGTGCTGGAGCGCTGCAGGGGGACCGAGCTGGTGCTGCGCGACTCGGACATCTCGGCCGGCTTCTACGCCCGGCTGGGCTTCGAGCGCGTTCACAACGCCTGGATGCGCCGCGCCTGA
- a CDS encoding DUF3467 domain-containing protein: MAGNLNFPGNEPQRIDIELPEEVAEGRYANLVMIAHSAEEFILDFIRIMPGLPKARVQSRIIITPAHAKRLLRALADNISRYEATYGEIEVPEPGPPIHFGGPGGEA; encoded by the coding sequence ATGGCCGGCAACCTCAACTTTCCGGGAAACGAACCGCAGCGTATCGACATCGAGCTACCCGAAGAGGTGGCCGAAGGGCGCTACGCGAATCTGGTGATGATTGCCCATTCGGCCGAGGAGTTCATTCTGGACTTCATCCGCATCATGCCGGGGCTGCCCAAAGCCCGGGTGCAGAGCCGCATCATCATCACCCCGGCGCACGCCAAACGGCTGCTCCGGGCGCTGGCCGACAATATCAGCCGCTACGAAGCCACCTACGGTGAAATCGAAGTGCCCGAGCCCGGTCCGCCGATTCACTTCGGGGGGCCCGGCGGCGAAGCCTGA
- a CDS encoding ATP-binding protein encodes MSSAHPPSQTISSHAPEFTSEPTLFIATLSPEGICYEANPAWEELFGRMAAPWQRLSQEDQLRFRELLAQAAQGQRILHEVLMLQLPGRDEPVPALFNLIPVRLPTHGEEPVALVVTVELLVEPSSLTYSQNQRHRLETLGRMALGIAHDFNNLLMTFLGHLDLLRRSLSPETISEEVTHHLMALEQAARDGAALMRKLQEYVRQEKPTALEAIDLPALLEECLMLTRPYWYNEPRRQGIDIRVETQLEPVPPVRGIASELRQVFTNLILNAVQAMPQGGTLRIATDFDKERGVIVRVSDTGIGMPESVRRRIFEPLFTTKPEGSGMGLAIVAGIVREHEGSIEVESALGEGTTFTLYFPPAEAPEHAPATVQEEAPVPPVRVLLVDDEPGVRNVLTRLLALHGHTVVQAASAAEALAHLEREAFDIVFTDQGMPEVSGVELARQIRARYPQLPIVLITGDTEVRAERGLIDAMLQKPFRLEALAQVIRRLCGRRAS; translated from the coding sequence ATGTCTTCTGCGCATCCACCCTCTCAGACCATTAGCAGTCATGCGCCCGAGTTCACCTCGGAGCCGACCCTGTTTATTGCCACGCTCTCGCCCGAGGGAATCTGCTACGAGGCGAACCCGGCCTGGGAGGAGCTGTTCGGCCGCATGGCTGCGCCCTGGCAGCGGCTTTCGCAGGAGGATCAATTGCGCTTCCGGGAATTGCTGGCCCAGGCCGCCCAGGGCCAGCGCATCCTGCACGAGGTGCTGATGCTGCAACTGCCCGGCCGCGACGAACCCGTACCGGCGCTTTTCAACCTGATCCCGGTACGGTTGCCCACGCACGGCGAAGAGCCGGTGGCGCTGGTGGTGACCGTCGAACTTCTGGTCGAGCCCTCCAGCCTGACCTACAGCCAGAACCAGCGGCATCGCCTGGAGACGCTGGGGCGCATGGCGCTGGGCATTGCCCACGATTTTAACAACCTGCTGATGACGTTCCTGGGTCATCTGGACCTGCTACGTCGCTCGCTTTCTCCGGAGACCATCTCTGAAGAAGTGACCCATCACCTGATGGCCCTGGAACAGGCGGCCCGTGACGGGGCAGCCCTGATGCGCAAGCTCCAGGAATACGTCCGTCAGGAGAAACCCACGGCGTTGGAGGCCATCGACCTGCCCGCCCTTCTGGAAGAATGCCTCATGCTCACCCGCCCTTACTGGTACAACGAGCCGCGGCGGCAGGGCATCGACATCCGGGTGGAAACGCAACTAGAGCCGGTCCCGCCCGTCCGGGGCATTGCCTCCGAGCTGCGTCAGGTGTTCACCAACCTGATCCTGAATGCCGTCCAGGCCATGCCGCAGGGCGGTACGCTGCGGATTGCGACCGATTTTGATAAGGAGCGAGGGGTGATCGTGCGTGTATCCGACACCGGCATCGGCATGCCCGAATCCGTGCGCCGCCGCATCTTCGAGCCGCTGTTCACCACCAAGCCTGAAGGCTCAGGCATGGGGCTGGCCATCGTGGCCGGGATCGTACGCGAGCATGAAGGCTCCATCGAGGTGGAAAGCGCGCTCGGCGAGGGCACCACGTTCACGCTGTACTTCCCTCCGGCCGAGGCTCCGGAACACGCGCCCGCGACGGTGCAGGAAGAAGCGCCCGTGCCGCCCGTGCGCGTGCTGCTTGTCGACGACGAGCCCGGCGTGCGCAACGTGCTCACGCGCCTGCTGGCCCTGCACGGCCACACGGTCGTTCAGGCCGCCTCGGCCGCCGAAGCGCTGGCGCATCTGGAGCGGGAGGCTTTCGACATCGTCTTCACCGACCAAGGCATGCCCGAAGTCAGCGGCGTAGAGCTGGCTCGCCAGATTCGCGCGCGGTATCCACAGTTGCCCATCGTACTGATCACCGGCGACACCGAAGTACGCGCCGAGCGCGGGTTGATCGACGCCATGCTGCAGAAACCCTTCCGCCTGGAGGCGCTCGCGCAGGTCATCCGCCGGCTCTGCGGACGGCGTGCGTCATAA
- a CDS encoding PH domain-containing protein, which produces MTVVFRPKIDRWLAVLLAGCFLLPWGLAGWLSYRDEREVALVLVLVGGLDLFLARALLWPMHYEVTPEAIVVRAGLVRLRVPYGRIQRIVAHHPLRDFSLRALSLGLSLREALRIEYGRMRRPNWLVIAPEDADAFLEAVARHDPALHRTGPRELVRIEKENGHETAGAVHARRLFGDDRT; this is translated from the coding sequence GTGACCGTGGTGTTTCGGCCGAAGATCGATCGCTGGCTGGCCGTCCTGCTGGCGGGGTGTTTCCTGTTGCCCTGGGGGCTGGCCGGCTGGCTGAGCTACCGGGACGAAAGGGAAGTTGCCCTGGTACTGGTGCTGGTCGGCGGTCTGGACCTGTTCCTGGCGCGGGCGCTGCTCTGGCCAATGCACTACGAAGTAACGCCCGAAGCCATCGTCGTGCGGGCGGGGCTGGTACGCCTTCGCGTTCCGTATGGTCGGATTCAGCGCATCGTGGCGCATCATCCCCTGCGAGACTTTTCGCTGCGGGCACTTTCGCTTGGCCTGTCCCTTCGCGAAGCTCTGCGCATCGAGTATGGCCGCATGCGTCGACCGAACTGGCTGGTGATCGCCCCCGAAGACGCCGACGCCTTTCTGGAAGCAGTGGCCCGGCACGATCCGGCACTCCACCGCACCGGGCCGCGTGAGCTGGTGCGGATCGAAAAAGAAAACGGGCATGAAACTGCCGGAGCAGTTCATGCCCGTCGGTTATTCGGCGACGACCGTACCTGA
- a CDS encoding putative LPS assembly protein LptD — protein MRCGWGWLLLMLLPVVSARAQPAGVATRPAADDGVHFSARDSLVLLLDTPEGDQGHLVGDARVQYRDLELTAYRIDLLFDQEELRATGLPVDTGIVGRPQFRQGGDTFTGQELRYNLRTERGRVVGAQTRIEDGYLQARVVKVTEDSVLYVQGGTYSTCPCTDGRAPSYSLRTSKMKVEGRWIYTGPIQLYLFNIPTPLWLPFGFLPAIEGRRSGPLPVQYGEDERGFYLRGWGWYWAISDYMDLQIRGGIWTKGSWQISPLFRYAKRYAFSGQLMLDYLHNRSGEKGDPDFSVTNTASFRWTHNQTLGPSANFSANVNLTTSSYLRAISESYDDRVRQTISSNIRYSKSWSQAGRSLNLSLSHQEVLTTGAVQLSFPQLSFSQRAFKPFRRGTGSRERWYERITVSYSGTLNNQFNFTPLPDETLLARGDTSALDISWYDALFSPSAYRRATGQDVPFQFRATHRIPVSASFSMRRLPVLNRPFPVTFSTSLNYQEDWFIRTERRSVDSTGRIVTRSVPGFFALRQFSTGLSASTTIYGLFPVRVGPFEGLRHTVRPSLSFSYRPDFSSDFWGYMRTYRDTTGREVRYPIVSGVPVGRTQSLSFSLGNVFETKRVRTDTTGNVQRQTLQLLNVDLSTSYNFAADSLRLSSINISARTSALGPLSLNSSLVLSPYALAPDGRTVNRYVFDLRRGRLARITSFRLSASLSLRSRTRLSGAEAGTPPRARFGDPFSPDPVTSPIPSLLDPALHYADFSIPWSLNLNFSYSMSRPARRLTRSAILNVSFDFNLTPKWKIQGRGGYDFVRGELSTTSLFIVRDLGCWQMSLSWIPFGRYQSYAFELYVKSGRLRDLLRLRQPRSDIRGRFQQLL, from the coding sequence ATGCGCTGCGGGTGGGGATGGCTGTTGCTCATGCTGCTCCCGGTCGTTTCGGCCCGGGCGCAACCTGCCGGCGTTGCGACGCGTCCGGCGGCCGACGACGGCGTGCACTTCAGCGCCCGCGATTCGCTCGTGCTGCTGCTCGACACGCCTGAAGGCGATCAGGGCCACCTCGTCGGCGACGCCCGCGTGCAATACCGGGATCTGGAACTGACCGCCTATCGAATCGACCTGCTGTTCGACCAGGAAGAATTGCGGGCGACCGGCCTGCCTGTCGATACCGGCATTGTCGGACGTCCGCAATTCCGCCAGGGAGGCGACACATTCACCGGTCAGGAACTTCGCTACAACCTGCGCACCGAGCGCGGGCGCGTGGTGGGCGCACAGACCCGCATCGAAGACGGATACCTGCAGGCCCGCGTGGTCAAAGTCACCGAAGACAGCGTGCTCTACGTGCAGGGCGGCACCTACTCTACCTGTCCCTGCACCGACGGCCGGGCGCCCTCCTACTCGCTGCGCACCAGCAAGATGAAAGTTGAGGGGCGATGGATCTACACCGGCCCCATCCAGCTGTACCTGTTCAACATTCCCACCCCGCTCTGGCTGCCCTTCGGGTTTCTCCCGGCCATCGAGGGACGGCGCAGCGGTCCGCTGCCGGTGCAGTACGGCGAAGACGAACGGGGCTTTTACCTGCGCGGCTGGGGCTGGTACTGGGCCATCAGCGACTACATGGACCTGCAGATCCGCGGCGGCATCTGGACGAAAGGGAGCTGGCAGATCAGTCCGCTGTTTCGCTACGCGAAGCGCTACGCCTTCAGCGGCCAGCTCATGCTCGACTACCTGCACAACCGCAGCGGCGAAAAAGGCGATCCGGACTTCAGCGTCACCAACACGGCCTCGTTTCGCTGGACGCACAATCAGACGCTCGGCCCTTCGGCCAACTTCTCCGCCAACGTCAACCTGACCACCTCCAGTTACCTGCGCGCCATCTCCGAAAGCTACGACGACCGGGTGCGCCAGACCATCTCCTCCAACATTCGCTACAGCAAGAGTTGGTCGCAGGCCGGTCGCTCGCTCAACCTGTCCCTCTCGCATCAGGAGGTGCTGACCACCGGTGCCGTGCAGCTCAGCTTTCCCCAGCTTTCCTTCTCGCAACGTGCCTTCAAGCCGTTCCGGCGCGGCACCGGAAGCCGCGAGCGCTGGTACGAACGCATCACGGTCAGCTACAGCGGCACCCTGAACAACCAGTTCAACTTTACGCCGCTGCCCGACGAAACACTGCTGGCCCGCGGCGACACCAGCGCACTGGACATCTCCTGGTACGACGCGCTGTTTTCACCGAGCGCCTATCGGCGGGCCACCGGCCAGGACGTGCCGTTTCAGTTTCGCGCCACGCACCGGATTCCCGTATCGGCCAGCTTCTCGATGCGGCGACTGCCCGTGCTCAACCGCCCGTTTCCGGTCACCTTTTCGACCAGCCTGAACTATCAGGAAGACTGGTTCATTCGCACCGAGCGTCGCAGCGTCGATAGCACAGGCCGCATAGTGACCCGCTCCGTGCCCGGCTTTTTTGCGCTGCGCCAGTTTTCGACAGGCCTGTCGGCCTCGACCACCATTTACGGCCTGTTTCCGGTGCGTGTCGGGCCGTTCGAGGGCCTGCGCCACACCGTGCGGCCCAGCCTGAGCTTCTCCTATCGCCCGGATTTTTCCTCGGACTTCTGGGGTTACATGCGGACCTATCGGGACACGACCGGCCGCGAAGTGCGCTATCCCATCGTGTCGGGCGTGCCGGTGGGCCGTACGCAGAGCCTGTCTTTCTCGCTGGGCAACGTATTCGAGACGAAGCGCGTCCGCACCGACACCACCGGCAACGTCCAGCGCCAGACGCTCCAGTTGCTCAATGTGGACCTTTCGACCAGCTACAACTTCGCCGCCGACTCGCTGCGGCTGTCTTCCATCAACATCAGCGCACGCACCTCGGCGCTGGGACCGCTGAGCCTGAATTCGTCGCTGGTGCTTTCGCCCTACGCGCTGGCGCCCGACGGACGGACCGTCAATCGCTATGTATTCGACCTGCGCCGTGGCCGTCTGGCCCGCATCACCAGCTTCCGGCTCAGCGCTTCCCTCAGCCTCCGAAGCCGTACCCGTCTGTCCGGCGCCGAAGCCGGCACGCCACCCCGTGCCCGCTTCGGCGACCCGTTCAGTCCGGACCCCGTCACGAGCCCGATCCCGTCCCTGCTCGATCCGGCCCTGCACTACGCCGACTTTTCCATTCCCTGGTCGCTCAATCTGAACTTCAGCTACAGCATGAGCCGTCCGGCCCGACGGCTGACCCGCAGTGCCATCCTGAACGTTTCGTTCGACTTCAACCTGACCCCGAAGTGGAAAATTCAGGGACGCGGCGGTTACGACTTTGTCCGGGGCGAGCTGTCCACGACCAGCCTGTTCATCGTGCGCGACCTGGGCTGCTGGCAGATGAGCCTTTCGTGGATTCCCTTCGGCCGCTACCAGTCCTATGCGTTCGAACTCTACGTCAAAAGCGGCCGCCTCCGCGACCTGCTGCGCCTGCGTCAGCCGCGCTCGGACATCCGCGGCCGCTTCCAGCAGTTGCTATAA
- the lon gene encoding endopeptidase La — protein sequence MWNRETMPYGDLLYLLDDDPEQSIPLPTPDEQKAMSAEEVPETLPILALRNTVLYPGVVLPITIGRDASLKLVRDAFAGDRLIGVVAQRDSEVENPTPDDLYRVGTVASILKLIKMPDGSKSIVIQGRRRFEIEEYIQTEPYFVAKVRPLDDSIEGVDEVELQARVRSIKELAVQIVNLSPNLPSEAAYAIQNIESPSFLIYFIASNLPIDVAAKQQLLEARSILEQADLLMQHLSRELQVLQLSQEIRSRVKSDVDRQQREYLLRQQLKAIQEELGEADEMAEIEELRKRAEEKPLPEHARKAVFKEIERLSRMNPASPDYAVTRNYIDWILELPWLEYSEDHLDLQEAQRILDEDHYGLEQVKKRILEYLAVLKLKGDMKAPILCFVGPPGVGKTSLGKSIARALGRKFVRVSLGGVRDEAEIRGHRRTYVGALPGRIIQGIKKAGTSNPVFMLDEIDKLGADFRGDPASALLEVLDPEQNYAFSDHYLELEYDLSRVLFIATANYLDLIPAPLRDRMEIIEISGYTQDEKLQIAKRYLVPRQVEQHGLKPEQFSITDEALREIIDGYTRESGVRQLERTIASVVRGVAKKIAMGEIESAHVDVGDLKEYLGARKYFSEVAERTEEPGVATGLAWTPVGGDILFIEASAARGNGRLILTGQLGDVMKESAQLAYFYVKAHAEELGIPLDAFRYWDVHVHVPAGAVPKDGPSAGVALLTALASLFTQRRVRHTVAMTGEITLRGLVLPVGGIKEKVLAAKRAGIQTVLLPEKNQKDIEEIKPESLEGLEIVYVRRVHEVLERALEPEPVRDPNEVYRVPEAERAPVPANGASSGTVVAE from the coding sequence ATGTGGAACCGGGAAACGATGCCGTACGGAGATCTGCTGTATCTGCTGGACGACGATCCGGAGCAGAGCATTCCGCTGCCCACGCCGGATGAGCAGAAGGCGATGAGCGCCGAGGAAGTGCCGGAGACGCTTCCCATCCTGGCGCTGCGCAACACGGTGCTCTATCCGGGCGTGGTGTTGCCGATCACGATCGGGCGTGACGCCTCGCTGAAGCTCGTGCGCGATGCGTTCGCGGGCGATCGGCTGATCGGCGTCGTGGCGCAGCGGGACAGCGAGGTCGAAAATCCGACGCCGGACGACCTGTACCGGGTGGGAACGGTCGCTTCGATCCTGAAGCTGATCAAGATGCCGGACGGATCGAAGTCGATCGTCATTCAGGGGCGGCGTCGGTTTGAAATAGAGGAATACATTCAGACCGAGCCGTACTTCGTGGCGAAGGTTCGGCCGCTGGACGACAGCATCGAGGGCGTGGACGAAGTCGAGCTGCAGGCGCGCGTCCGCTCCATCAAGGAGCTGGCCGTCCAGATCGTCAATCTGTCGCCGAACCTGCCCAGCGAGGCGGCCTATGCGATCCAGAACATCGAGTCGCCCTCGTTCCTGATCTACTTCATTGCCTCGAACCTGCCGATCGACGTGGCCGCCAAGCAGCAGCTGCTGGAGGCCCGTTCGATCCTGGAGCAGGCCGACCTGCTCATGCAGCATCTGTCGCGCGAGCTGCAGGTGCTGCAGCTGTCGCAGGAGATCCGCTCGCGCGTCAAGAGCGACGTCGATCGGCAGCAGCGGGAGTACCTGCTGCGGCAGCAGCTCAAGGCCATCCAGGAGGAGCTGGGTGAGGCCGACGAAATGGCCGAGATCGAGGAGCTGCGTAAGCGGGCCGAGGAAAAGCCGCTGCCCGAGCATGCCCGTAAGGCCGTGTTCAAGGAGATCGAGCGGCTTTCCCGGATGAACCCGGCCTCGCCCGACTACGCGGTCACCCGCAACTACATCGACTGGATCCTTGAGCTGCCCTGGCTGGAGTACTCCGAGGACCATCTGGACCTGCAGGAGGCCCAGCGCATCCTCGACGAGGACCACTACGGGCTGGAGCAGGTCAAGAAGCGGATCCTGGAGTACCTGGCCGTGCTCAAGCTCAAGGGCGACATGAAGGCGCCCATCCTGTGCTTCGTCGGGCCACCGGGCGTGGGGAAGACCAGCCTGGGCAAGAGCATCGCGCGGGCGCTGGGCCGGAAGTTCGTCCGCGTCAGCCTCGGTGGCGTGCGCGACGAAGCCGAGATCCGCGGCCACCGGCGCACCTACGTGGGCGCCCTGCCCGGCCGCATCATCCAGGGCATCAAGAAGGCGGGCACGTCCAACCCCGTCTTCATGCTCGACGAGATCGACAAGCTGGGCGCCGACTTCCGGGGCGATCCGGCCAGTGCGCTCCTGGAGGTGCTCGACCCCGAGCAGAACTACGCCTTCAGCGACCACTACCTGGAGCTGGAGTACGACCTGTCGCGCGTGCTGTTTATCGCGACGGCCAACTACCTGGACCTGATCCCGGCGCCGCTGCGGGACCGGATGGAGATCATCGAAATCAGCGGTTACACGCAGGATGAAAAGCTCCAGATCGCCAAGCGCTATCTGGTGCCGCGGCAGGTCGAGCAGCACGGGCTCAAGCCCGAGCAGTTCAGCATCACGGACGAAGCGCTCCGGGAGATCATCGACGGCTACACGCGGGAGTCGGGCGTGCGCCAGCTGGAGCGCACGATCGCCTCGGTCGTCCGCGGCGTGGCCAAGAAGATCGCTATGGGCGAGATCGAATCGGCGCACGTGGACGTGGGTGACCTGAAGGAGTACCTCGGCGCCCGGAAGTACTTCTCGGAGGTGGCCGAGCGTACCGAGGAGCCCGGTGTGGCGACCGGCCTGGCCTGGACTCCGGTGGGCGGCGACATCCTCTTCATCGAAGCGTCGGCCGCCCGGGGTAACGGCCGGCTGATCCTCACCGGTCAGCTCGGCGACGTGATGAAGGAATCGGCCCAGCTGGCCTACTTCTACGTGAAGGCGCACGCCGAGGAGCTGGGCATCCCGCTCGACGCGTTCCGCTACTGGGACGTGCATGTGCACGTGCCGGCGGGCGCGGTGCCCAAAGACGGGCCTTCGGCCGGTGTGGCGCTGCTGACGGCGCTGGCCTCGCTCTTCACGCAGCGCCGCGTGCGGCACACGGTGGCCATGACCGGCGAGATCACGCTCCGGGGCCTGGTGCTGCCGGTGGGCGGCATCAAGGAGAAGGTACTGGCCGCCAAGCGGGCCGGCATCCAGACGGTGCTCCTGCCGGAGAAGAACCAGAAGGACATCGAGGAGATCAAACCGGAATCGCTCGAAGGCCTGGAGATCGTCTACGTCCGGCGCGTGCACGAAGTGCTGGAGCGGGCGCTGGAGCCCGAGCCGGTGCGCGACCCGAACGAGGTCTACCGCGTGCCGGAGGCCGAGCGGGCGCCCGTGCCGGCCAACGGCGCCTCGTCAGGTACGGTCGTCGCCGAATAA
- a CDS encoding LptF/LptG family permease, which produces MTLIDRHIVRRLLLGYLFFTGALIVFFIVLHYVEYIDDFMDRGASMREVFLVYYPSYIPEIVRLTSPLALFLACLYVTGRMAQGLEIVALQMSGVSLYRLLRPCVALALIVTGFMFWFNGWVVPVTNRTVVAFDEKYLSKTPRQFDLSHLHRQARPGQFLSVGYYDRERRIAYRIALQQFAEGRRLAYRLDAPRMEWNDSLQAWVVPEGIARHFEPDGREVRRPVRRQQLDLPLYPRDLARTEREVEAMTLPDAAAHLAALRRSGAGHLGRPLVAYYSKFAYPFANLILVLIGVPLASVRRRGGQAVQIGIGLGVAFAYLALQKLIEPFGYTETLPPLLVAWLPHLVFLAGALVLVARTRT; this is translated from the coding sequence ATGACGTTGATCGACCGCCATATCGTCCGACGCCTGCTGCTCGGCTACCTGTTTTTCACGGGCGCCCTGATCGTCTTTTTCATCGTGCTTCACTACGTGGAGTACATCGACGACTTCATGGACCGGGGCGCTTCGATGCGGGAGGTCTTTCTGGTCTACTATCCCAGTTACATCCCCGAGATTGTGCGGCTGACCTCACCGCTGGCGCTGTTTCTGGCATGTCTGTATGTGACGGGGCGCATGGCGCAGGGGCTGGAGATCGTGGCGCTGCAGATGAGCGGTGTTTCGCTCTACCGATTGCTGCGCCCCTGCGTCGCGCTGGCGCTGATCGTTACCGGCTTCATGTTCTGGTTCAACGGCTGGGTGGTGCCGGTGACGAACCGCACCGTCGTGGCCTTCGACGAGAAATACCTGTCGAAGACCCCGCGCCAGTTCGATCTGAGCCACCTGCATCGTCAGGCGCGGCCCGGACAGTTCCTGTCGGTGGGGTATTACGATCGCGAACGGCGCATTGCCTATCGCATCGCACTGCAGCAATTTGCAGAAGGCCGACGGCTCGCCTACCGGCTCGACGCCCCCCGCATGGAGTGGAACGACTCGTTGCAGGCGTGGGTGGTGCCCGAAGGCATTGCGCGGCATTTCGAGCCGGACGGACGCGAGGTGCGCCGTCCGGTACGCCGCCAGCAACTGGATCTGCCGCTCTACCCGCGCGATCTGGCGCGCACCGAGCGAGAGGTGGAGGCCATGACGCTGCCCGATGCGGCCGCCCACCTGGCCGCCCTGCGTCGCTCGGGAGCCGGTCACCTGGGACGCCCGCTGGTGGCCTATTACAGCAAGTTCGCCTATCCCTTCGCCAACCTGATTCTGGTGCTGATCGGCGTGCCGCTGGCCTCCGTGCGGCGGCGCGGCGGCCAGGCCGTCCAGATCGGCATCGGGCTGGGCGTGGCCTTTGCCTACCTGGCGCTGCAGAAGCTGATCGAACCCTTCGGATACACCGAGACGTTGCCCCCGCTGCTGGTGGCCTGGCTCCCGCACCTGGTGTTTCTGGCGGGCGCGCTGGTGCTCGTCGCCCGGACGCGCACCTGA